The following proteins are encoded in a genomic region of Cricetulus griseus strain 17A/GY chromosome 7, alternate assembly CriGri-PICRH-1.0, whole genome shotgun sequence:
- the LOC100771621 gene encoding protein RoBo-1-like isoform X2, producing the protein MVKQKYCLGETDTCGDLSFSATLGDQRRFRYESRCCTSDRCNKDDITLSQEPAKPNGIQCIAYYSELDALHIPTSLTCTGAETKCITVIGTVKGSSNPLSIVMAGMGCATESACNLNMTILDSIDVHTFCLSGLPVFPPGSSVPDSTPGSSVPDSTGLRPTSISTVPILVFLLLLKVLF; encoded by the exons ATGGTTAAGCAAAAATACTGCCTTGGAGAAACAGACACATGCGGTGACCTGTCATTCTCAGCAACTTTGGGGGATCAGCGGAGATTTAGATATGAAAGCCGTTGTTGCACAAGTGATCGATGTAACAAAGATGACATAACAC TATCTCAGGAGCCTGCAAAACCCAATGGTATTCAGTGTATTGCCTACTATTCGGAGCTAGATGCGCTTCATATCCCAACTTCCCTAACGTGCACAGGAGCGGAGACAAAGTGCATTACTGTTATTGGCACAG TAAAGGGAAGCAGTAATCCCCTTTCCATCGTGATGGCTGGAATGGGCTGTGCGACAGAGAGTGCCTGCAACCTGAATATGACTATTCTCGACAGCATAGATGTCCACACCTTCTGCTTGAGTGGTCTCCCTGTATTTCCACCTGGCTCATCAGTTCCGGATAGTACACCTGGCTCATCAGTTCCGGACAGTACAGGCCTTCGACCTACATCCATCTCAACAGTACCGATTCTGGTTTTTCTCCTCCTGCTGAAAGTCTTGTTTTGA